In Leguminivora glycinivorella isolate SPB_JAAS2020 chromosome 17, LegGlyc_1.1, whole genome shotgun sequence, the DNA window attttaactccgagtgtggaattgaaaaacgagcatgcGAAAGGATTctttagttgaaccacgagcgaagcgagtggttcgagaatagaatcctgagcttgcgagtttttcaacacacgagaagtaaaatacatttgcactcgtgtgtaacacaaaatttttcccctcactatagcgaggaaagtgcaacgcaaaaaacgcctttatcactgcttccagtagttccacaggtggtaaaacatcttcatcactagattaacccacttttatcaattttaaagcagaaaatttgcctctattatcactagtggataaaatgcgtttttacccgctggtattaaaggacaaaacacgtgtttccgagctagtgaggggaaaagtaattTATGCTGAAGTAAGAACAAAAAGGGAATGTGCAAATGGGTTCCAAAATGTTGACTACATACATTTCTTTACATATGGTGTTTTATCCCGCACTAATTCGCAGTAGTACATTTCttatcaggtcgaaacttcaaaggaaTTATAAATGTATGGACTGAGAAATGTCGTactatacacgtgcgaaaaggaaattcgtcgATTAAAATGTCGtggtttcgaatttcctcttttccacaCTCGTATCGTAATTAATATTAGTCTTATTAACACACTGTGATGATTTTACTATGGCAAAAAGGTATCATAATCAAATTAATACAGAATTTAGCTATCATAAGTTATTTCATGAGAGTATTATACTTCATATAATAAGCAATAACATAAAAGTGTTGATTTGataaattaattgaaaacaaaataaCATAACACTTACTGCAATTTCGCATGGTAAAACAATAAAACGAAAACACAATTTTACACAAACAATACATAAAGAATTAATAACTAATAAATCAATTGCTcgaacaataatattttggcaTTATTGTACAGCtagcggcaacccacactcaggcgacgcacgtcgtaagacgcggaacggacgtcagcgccgcgccgcccgagtgtaatttaaaaagtcgttttttttttgcgtcGCCTGTGTGGATTGTCCCCTATACCTAGTTTTCACTGTgtttaataataatacttaaGACATGATTAAAATAAGATTAATATTAACTAGCTACACTGCTGGCAGACAAAACCTACTTCATTTTCAGGCCGATAATGAAAAATTATCAATTAGATGTTTGTCTTACATAATTTGTATTGGTCATATGTGGTCACTAAATCATATATGTACTGAAAACATATCTAAGTTCAATGTTACTGATAATTTTTAAATTCCTATCGCATAACTATTACTTACGTGAGTCAGTACTACAATATAGTACCTACGCGATTAGACAATCTGGACTATACATACAATTATTTAGAATATCAGGCAGTCAGTGCTTGTAACTAATATTTACAGAAACTTCATATTTGGTTCTCAATTACATAAACTACATCTGTAGCTTAGCTATTTGAAATAACATAACCAAGCAAAACCACGTGACTTGATCCTTATACTTAatgatttaatataattatgtacctaaatataaataatgtaggacattcttacaaaaaattactttttaacACAGTAAACTTAAGTATAAAATATActtaacaaatatctgtgctcattctCATCAAGCAAATATCTGTGTAATTACTTAACCGGAATATGACTATCAGTTTGGGGGGTAGGATCACTGAGTCCTGATTAGCCCAGGCTGGTATTCGGAAATAATTTTATATCGAATGAGAATTTTTATTATTGTCTGCATTATTAGTCACTGCAAGCTCTACTTCGAGTAACACGTCGTGGTTTTGTTGGATCCCATTATTCTAAATACCTAATACAGAAAATAACTTGCAACATACACACTGTTGCCGAAACGTTCAAATATACATTTGTCACTTAATTTCTTGAACACGCACATTCCAGCACCAAGAGTTTACATAGTCACCTCAGTTGCACAAATCACTTGTATGAAGCATATCTTTGTTGCGATCACCAAATAAGATTCACAAACCCTCAGTCCTGTCAGACCTGTCAGTAGTGTCAAGAGTcaacctggggcccgtttctcgaaaggtacaaggtTTGTaatattacaagtgtgtttccatgacaacccatacgatttgacagttcgcgcacttgtaatacaaggcttgtacctttcgagaaacgggcccctggggcccatttctcgaagctacaagtcacaatttacaagcggttgtcactgtctaatatgacaagttggaaagaggcttgtaacttgtaactttcagttttgagaaataggccccagtaggcctagcacatgatggccgcgggagtatgtcgccgcgagatagactacccgtccttatgtcattaatacagttagaagaagacgtggcatctatctcgcggcgacatactcccgcggccatcatgtgctaggcctactggtattTTAATTACAAATGTCAACAAATTGTACTGTCAACAACTGAACTTATTAGTTAGTCAAGGCGATTTAACACAACTTGTGATGAAACTGGTAGTATAAAAGTGATAGCTACTTCCAATGTACCTGTATAAAACGGTTATAGTATGCAGCAGAAACAAAAAGATTCGaaaatcccatacaaaaaaaattgtaacggacGGTATGGTGAAACCGACCCTAAGTAAAATGAACAAGTGAGTAGCAAGGAAGTGTAAATAGGGTAAGTAAGGTAAGGTAAAAGGAACACTTTTCGACTCTGTTCTTCGAACACATTTGTAGAAAATCCAAGTGCCTGCAAACAGTGAATCTACTTATTTATCGCTGGCACAGTGTACAAACAAATGACTACAGGGCAAAAGCGCGTATTTGGTGATCGCAACTTTTCGCTTCACATCGCGGAGAGGTATCAGTTCTAAACCCGCACAGGTTAAGCCGTCAGCTAAGGCTTCTGAGCCTTCGGCCGCGGCACCACACAATTGTCTGCTAGTTGGTTCCGCATCGTGACGTTGTCTTTCCGAAGCTCTGATAGCTCTTGGTTGAGCCTTAGTATTTCTAGGACTAGCTTTTCGTTTTCTACTTCTAACTTTTCTaacctgaaacaaaaaaaaatggtgaAATCTCTACCTATACATTATTCTCTTATACATATAGTACCAGTTTCCAAACCTCAACAAAAAGcgatttattaattacatttcCTTAGTTGGAAAAAATAGTTAACTTTTGCATGATACTAGAGAAATGAGAAAATCATATTCTAAAAAAGTGTCAAGAACACAGATAGGTACCTAAACGaaaataatttcaatttaatatattCTGTTGTATGTAGTACATAATTTGAAGAATACGAGGCAatacattattattgaaaataaactaaattaacagggcattaaaaaaaacttaactatgaacttgtaaaataaaactataactaaactaaaactacctataaaataaaaccctacaaataaaaaaatatttctaaatcTGAGCCGACCggtagggtgcccagaaggctggcagcattgccGCGCTGAACGGCAATGCCGATGCGCTGGGCAAGGTATGCCCCAGCCTTCCGGTACCTAAACTGTAAACTCCAATAAATCCAAGTTTGCAGTAGCCTTCAGTCTTAGTAACATTACGATGATGAGTGAATAGACAGGATAGGCTAGGATCAGGAGTATCAGGACACTTCTAAGCGCGATTTACAGGAGTAATCTAATCAGTCAAGTAGTAACAAAGCGCCCCCTATACCCTTTTCTTGTTTTAATTAACTATTACCTCTTTTGTTTCTCCGTAAGCTCTGTGATGTGGTCACAAGCCTTGGCCAGAATGCCGCCCTTGCTCGCTGTGTCTGGCAGACCCGAGTTGGGCACCAAAGCAGCCAGTTTTGTGATCCAATTGTTGATTTTATCCCTCCGACGTCTCTCTACCTCGTTGTGTGTCGCTCGCCTTTGTCATCTCGCTGAAAGTTTAGGAGAGATATAGTTTAATGTTATGGAACAAATGCTGATTTCGGAAACTGACCTGTAAATAGAATATTTGCTTAACTTTCTAAGACCTTCACAAATTATCAAATTcttaaagtattaaaaaacaCGTAATATCGTGACCGCAAATACTTTCACATTCCAAGGACTACAGAGTTCAATTGTGTCAACAATGtcaacatggaaaaaatcgcAAGTATTATAGCCCATAGCAATTGGAGTCACATCGGAAGCAAATTAAttttgaataacctaaccacaaaattaaaattttgaaaaacccccgaccgcgacctagtggaccgattttcatgaaacatggctaagaacactcccgactaacacagctttcaaataaacaaaaaaaacgaaatcgaaatcggttcatccgttcgggagctacgatgccacagacagacaaacagacagacagacacgtcaaacttataacaccccgtcgtttttgcgtcgggggttaaaaacgaacaGTACGCAAGACGTCTTGGTAAAGTGCTTCAAAACATACTTTGCTACTGATAATGGCTTTCCATGCCTAAAATGCCTTCATGCTTCAAGTATAATATGGTCCTATCCATACGAACTTACAACGGAATTGTTGATAAAATGGACTATGAAGCTGttggaacctttaggcatggactgcatatattataatgtaatgtaatttacttacttttttaGCAGTGACTGCTTTTGCTTGCAGTCGTTCCGTGCGGATAGTTTTCTTCTGCGGCGTGCCGGTCCCAAACACCTCCACTGGGTTGCTTATGACAAAAAACTCGCCATCTGGAAGGACTGACAAAatcaaacatttttaaatttttgctgACATGAGTAACTGATGAAAGGGAGATGAtacaatatgtacatacatacatataatcatgcctgtatcccataaaggggtaggcagagcacatgaactactaagtttcagagccactcttggcaaaaaggggttggcAAATTGTGACAAAGTGGGTTGAAGCCTCAGAAATCCaaaccccccctggggccccgggacACGtgattgcagtgacaggttgccagcctctcgcctacgccacaagttaacccatatcccacagtcgacttctacgacacccacgggaagaaagggggtggtgaaattcttaacccggcaCCACACGGGAAACAATATGTGTCAATCCAAAATCTAGTAAGTGCATTGAAAATGTATGTAGCTTGCTATTTCGATTTAGGATTAGGACAGCAGTGTCAGATCATCTATTTGCTAGATTGGCCTACCACAATCTCCATGTTATCATCAATAATTATATTGTACACAGTTATAAGGAATAAaggctccggctgtggaatgatctccctgccgaggtatgtCTGATGaacgtacaagtttctaatgtaATGTGACACcgcttgagttgcaggcgtccatagtttacggtgaccgctttccatcaggcggaccgtgtaTGAAAAAAGTACACGCAAATTAGGTGACGCTAATCAAGGTCAGTTTAGAAATTCAAGATTGTATAAAAGTCTCTTAGTCTTGTGCAACACTCACTAGAAAATTATAGCTAGCGACCCGCCAcagcttcgcacgggtactatacctacatgtaaaccttcctctacaatataatttaaaaaaaagtagtacgtagttttaaagatttcatTGGACTTTGTTTTAATATGTAGTGAAGAAGTATAATTTATGGATTTAATTTCAATGGTTATTCAAGGTTGTCATTTCATTCAAATTGTACACTGAGCTgtgaaattgcatggagaaattatgaatgaattcattgaaaAATTTGCCATGcccttttgcagctcactgtatagtgtatgtatgtagtgtCAACATTGAATATAATGTGGGAGGTACTAGTGGAGGCCTCCTGAGATCCTTCCAcacctttctatcttgagccaccaccTCAGCCTCGTTCCAACTCAGTCCAAATTCCCGCAGCTCGTTCTCTATCCTCCGCCTCCAGGTGCTACTAGAAACATACATACTTCCGGTACTACAGTTTATAGGAGATAAAATAGAAGATTAATGACTTACCATGTGTTGGTGAGTGGGCCGTTATGTTATTGGTGGACTCTTCACCGGAAGTCATCTGGACTAACTTGTATGTCACTCCGCCAGctgaaaattgaaataaatttcatattattatgaattatgttatGACTGTTAGGATTGAAGTTTTTGAAACTAGTATTAACACATGATATTATACTTTGAACACATTTATTGCCACCCAACTAAATAAGACATCTATGACAGaccacaaaaatataaaactcaTGAGAGTTTGGTAGACTCAAGATCCTGACAGTTTGGGACATAATAGggtactttaaataaataaaatgatttatttcagATAAAATATCCATAGTTGTTAGTGACAAATACATTTAACTTATAGTGTTAGTCAGTTACATACTAATTTTGAACCCAGATATTGAAAAgtgcaaaataaacacaagtgcaGTGATAGGCATCAGCTTTAAGAGTggctagtgtatcaaataaatgataatgataataatattcattttgcTGCAATGTGGAGTTTTGTCCACTGCTGTAACAGTGAGGGTCCCACCTATCGATCCGACAATGCCATCCTAATAGCCTTGCCAGCAGCTTAGTAAAGAGGCAACCCGCTTCCGCTTTGCTCATCAAAAACAGTGTCTAATGTCATTGTCGTTTTTAGTCATAAGATCGATACTATAAATAAGAATTATTTAGGTATAAATTCAtatatacctaaataatttATAGTTGATCTTCATAGATCAACTATCTGTCTTCGAGTCTGGAAACATTGCCGGCACTGAATGTGTTAATACATTCTGTTGAAACAATATATTCCTAAGCCCTACAAGTCGCATATATACTTCAATGACAGTCAACCACAAAGCTAGCCACACAATACCATTCTGTTCCAATTCATATTAAATTGGATTCTTGTTGGTTTTAAATTTTCATAGTGCTTCTGTTGTTTTGATGCTAGTGAAACTGCAATAAGGGTCAAGTTTACATGTATCTTTATATCTGTTAAATGAATGCTAAAATGCCTTCACACATTTTTTTGACGAAAGGTGCATACCATTATTCACAttaatgtaatatttatatttcacaTGAAAGTAAAATCTATGAAACAACTGTTGTCATAACATAACATCATCTGCAAATGTGTAAGTAAACCCtcctaaaaaaaaatacagaaatctTCAGCTTTAGCAGTACTATAGGTAGAGCATGCTCCATTACCAATTTAATATGACCGTGATTGTTCAGttcccaccatacaaaattggTTTCCTTACACAGGTAACAGGTTGAAGAATTATGATTTCTAGTAGTTTTATACTGGAAGAAAGCATGAATTGAATTTGAGCTGTAGAAAAAGGGAGTGCTGGGTTCTATTTTGTTAGTATTTTTTTGCCTGTGGATAAACATGCATTTTAGAGGTGTTATTTACGCAGGCATTTGTTTTGCAATTAGCAAACTTACATAAATCTCTGAAGTTATATGTAGAGGCGTCCACGTTGGACTCGAATAATGACTGAGCCACTAATTGAGACCGATCCTCAGCACTCCCTGAAATTCAAGCATAATTCAATTTATACTTAATTCAATAAAACCCAAACAAATTACACTCTCCCGataattaaattgtatttaCCATAGGTAAACAAACAGCCGAACAAAGTTACAAAAACATTATTGATGTCTGAAAGGTTATTATTGTCACTCACCGAAAGATCCTTCGTCTACCATGCCCATAAGTTCACCGTCTCCACTGCAAACAAAAGGCggtaaataaatttacaatCACTTGATTGCGAACTCGAATAGACTGCGTCGTTTGCCAAGTTGCGAATAAACTATGACCTTCGATAGCATTATTTTTACCGAGATAATTATGTAATGCACTTCACACTTAGCCACATTTTCACACAAATTGCACTTTACCTGTTTTCGAGAGAATTGTCATGCATATCAATGTCAATTTCCACTTTGGCCATTGCgcgtaattatttttgaattttcTCAACTTGATCACGGGGACAAAATAATAGGGTCATGTGACGAAGTCATAGACATGTTAAGTTTTTTAAATGCCAGAGACAACATTTGACGTCTCCGGAACCGGAGATGTCTTAAcgttttaatttcatttgtagCATAAAATTATGCCTTATCACTATAACCAACATAAGGATAAAAAGTGTACTCCAGTCGTGTATTCAGTACATTACAACAAAAAGTCTGTAATGTATAAGTTGCCGAATGgtattgacattgacaatgCTTTGAAATCACgaaattttgaaattattttatagtGTTAATGGAaagtgtttaaagtggaaaataTTTAGCTTGAACAATACTATTATGAATTAAAGATTGTTGAGCGACTATTGTTATTGAGTGTTCGAAAGTTGTACGAAATTTCCACGACCTATGTAAACAGTATTCTTGTAATCCGCTAGATGGCTCTTGATGACTGTGAGAGAAATAGCCGGTATCAAGGCCGGTACCCTAAAGTGAGGAAGGGGTAGATGGCAAGTTGGATAAatggtaagttttttttttatgttggaTTCACAGAATTCATGTAgtatattaaaattttggatgTCTTTGTTATAATTCCAATTAAAAAATAGTAGGCACTTAGTGTCATAGTTACTTTACCATTTTTAATTTGAACCTTAGTTATAAGTAAATTGGTAAaaatttcgtttgtttcaaaaatcaatgtaacaATGGATATTCTACTTTATTTGTTTCATGAAAGATTCAAATTAGACTTCAACTAATATACTGtaattgtaatgtacattgggcctgaCTAGTTTAAAAAACTTATACTTTTACTCGGCTTATACTTACTTGACATTAACAATTTTACAGTTTGGCCCCCCTTTCATGTTGGCCATTTTCTATTATAATTATTCTATAGGTATTCAAAatagaatcttgagcgttgcgagagttTCAATAAGGctcgtaggttaaacaaataatacctatgttgccaccgagtgaaacacataataccaggggcggcgcactccgcaattctatcgccgcgctacaagtacatgccagcggccgcgagttcgcggcccattcactggtgacgaccttcgcgcggcacaatagaattcaatgttggctgctcgcgtgcggtccgtttgttaatgtaggtaagaatttagaatggcggcattttgtgaacgtcaaaggagtgagccttctgtacttgtactattatatattctgtgataatacataattattcaccacaccaatacgaGGAAATATATGAATTGTAAAACACTAATTTTTCACTTTATGTCCATCAATTAAAAATtacaagtcttcttgagcttaccgtggggcttagTCAACCTGTTTAACTATgttcttatttatttacaaattttatttatttgttacgtACCTAATAGTTGCCgtaaaatttaaagttttcCTATTTCAACGTGACTATTAGGTAAGCGTATCATGGCAGGCGCGGAGTGAAAACCCAATTACAGGATGGATTGGAGTTTGGACAGAGCATCCATCACAATTACGGATGATTGGCTGCCGCAATTAACTTTCTACGCaggattaaaaacaaaacacagaCACTCCTTACAGCTTGGCGAAAGAGAGTAGAAATGGAACAATTTTGTTAAACTTcagcttgaaacaaattatgggacgcgtccgGCGGACGCCGTCCACTGCCGCGATCTAGATAATGATAATGAATATATACTGcattgtgcaaactatcggaCGTAAGGAGCCGTGGACgtgccttgagcgcacggacgtccagACGTCATCTGGCGCGCTGGATAGTTTAAGACTGTGCACAATAAAattatcagtcgcggtcgtcagccgcgtccgtgtgacgcgtcccataatttgttcctAGCTATACTTTTCTCATACAGAAGTGTCAGGTATTCTGCTGAGCTGCTACCATGggttttgacgttttagaatacggTAGTTTATAGCTTAAATGTCAcggataacctaaccacaaaatttaaattttgtaaaaaccctcgacatagtcgaccgatctccataaaacatggctaagaacactctcgactaattcagctttcaaacaaaaaaacctatatcggttcatccgttggagagctacgatgcctcagacagacacacacacagacagacagagatacatgacaaacttataacacaccgtcgtttttgggacgggggttaaaaatgacattCAGGAAGTATAACTGGCTCTATCAcgcggaagagcgatagaaatagacgataattatattatcgtaagcgtttaaACCAACAATTACAAGTAACGGTACGTAATTTTAGCGCTGAGtgaaatcataaattaaatataacgttatatttaatttatggcgccacaaaaaatgccttgttgccaccgattgtAGATTGGGGATAGCCGCTGCAAAAGTGAcataacgccatctacaagtataatcgaaagctacaagacattttttttgtggcgccatcttcGCGGTCCCCTGTAATCCCTTGAGAGAACTGTTTTTGACTTCTGCccagtaagtgcgttttcacattatccgatccgatatcgatgTAAACCTAGGATTTTTTCATGTGTGGATGTGAAAAACGGACTAACGGTCAGCGCTGTAGTTTCATGCCGCTAATTGTAGCGCCTACACTTTCCGTAACTTTTATGCTATTGCGTAAGAGAGGTAAGGCTCGGCTCCCAGCTTTGCACAATTTTGTAAACAAGGCGAGAACGTGCCTGGAAACTTAACTCAGTAAGTAAATAATTGGAAGAGTGttcattgaaattgaaaattagGAGACTGAAGAAATTAAATATTTGTCTTTGAGACTTggccccgtagtcgaatggcatttctgcgacgcgaaacgccactgaaacgccgcagaaatgtagtctggctccgtcgcgccaatacgcaacagcgatagagatagatagctacgaaagagatattatcgtgagcgtttgtgcattcgtctACTCACATTCGccttgtatttaataaataatatgttcgtTGCAAAGTTATTATTCTATTTTTGCCTCGTGCTCTTTTGTTAGAATTTGTACAGAATTTCTAACAAAGTACTTAATAAGAGAactgaaaaaaattatattgtgtcccatttattataatataggacatataggtaggtatatggtCTATTAAAATAtgatgttataaaaaaaaaactttgccaTCGTTATTTGTTATTCCtctaagtatttgttttttttttaactgctttgatgttccccgcctttttaaatgcctacaaaattctaacaaagaaacgagccgcacgtgcgcagcgtcggacgatagggttgcctatggattaaaaggaattaatactcagataaaatacCTATTATACTAGTATAGTCAAGTTAAGGGTACTCTCCAGGTATTAggtatatacaatatttatatatttttgtttaagtcccaacatcgcaagccttatttaacttttccgtgggacaatCATTAGTAGATCTGCGTAAAATTgtcttattttattcatgatggctatttaactaagcattattagccattccacacgcagacatcccatatgaaccttaaaaaatatttgcgacgtaaagtaacaatggaAAGTacaaacgtgcgttccgtgagaatgcgcgcaacccctgattaggccgcgaactcgcggccgccagcatgtacttgtagcgcggcgatagaatcgcggagtgagccgcccctgccccgacgcaaaaacgacggggtgttataaatttgacgtgtcagtctgtctgtggcgtcgtagctcccgaatggatgaaccgatttcgatttagtttttttttgtttgaaagctgagttagttgggaagttcttagccgtgtttcataaaaatcggaccactatgtcgcgatcgggggtttttcaaaattttaatttt includes these proteins:
- the LOC125235284 gene encoding LOW QUALITY PROTEIN: upstream stimulatory factor 1 (The sequence of the model RefSeq protein was modified relative to this genomic sequence to represent the inferred CDS: inserted 1 base in 1 codon), coding for MAKVEIDIDMHDNSLENSGDGELMGMVDEGSFGSAEDRSQLVAQSLFESNVDASTYNFRDLSGGVTYKLVQMTSGEESTNNITAHSPTHDGEFFVISNPVEVFGTGTPQKKTIRTERLQAKAVTAKKRDDXRRATHNEVERRRRDKINNWITKLAALVPNSGLPDTASKGGILAKACDHITELTEKQKRLEKLEVENEKLVLEILRLNQELSELRKDNVTMRNQLADNCVVPRPKAQKP